The genomic region CGGACAGCATCATCTTTCTCCATATCATGTTCCAGAAACTCCTTATAGTCGACTTTAGTTGTGACACCAGGCGTATCAACGATATCAATGTTGACTGTCTTGCCGTCTCGGCTAATCTCAACATTCTCTTTTCGTCGTGCGCGACGCGTCTCATGTGGGATTTGACTCTCAGGACCCACTGCGTCACCAGTCCAATCACGGGCAATTCGGTTTGCGAGCGTCGTTTTCCCAGCGTTTGGTGGACCATAAATACCGATCCGTTTCGGGTCTGAATCCGAAAAGAGCCGGTCGACGACCCGTACAATATTTTTACGTAGATTTGTAATTAATCCCATCCTGTCCTCCCACGCCTCTTGAGTGGTACCAACTGTCCCGAAGTGGCGTATGGCGGTATCACGTTGTTG from Haloquadratum walsbyi C23 harbors:
- a CDS encoding Era-like GTP-binding protein, with the translated sequence MGLITNLRKNIVRVVDRLFSDSDPKRIGIYGPPNAGKTTLANRIARDWTGDAVGPESQIPHETRRARRKENVEISRDGKTVNIDIVDTPGVTTKVDYKEFLEHDMEKDDAVRRSREATEGVAEAMHWLREDVDGVIYVLDSTQDPFTQVNTMLIGIIESQDLPVLIFANKTDLTASNVQQISNAFPQHETVPLSALEGTNMDEVYGKIAEYFG